The segment TGCACCAGCTTCCGCTCGTACGACGACATCGGGGGCAGCGCCGCCGCGGTCGAACCCTCTTCGAGCTTCTCGACGGCCCGGTCAACCAGGAGCATCAATTCCTGCTCACGAGTGGCCCGCGAGCCACCGACGTCGAGGATGAGCCGGGAGAACTCACCGGTGCGCGTCTGGACCGCGATACGGGTCAGCTCCTGCAGGGCCGTCACGGTGTCCGGCTTCGACAGGAGGCGGAGGTCGTTCTCCCCGGAGGAGTCGACGGAGATGTAGGAGCGACCGCCCCGCGTCTCGATGTCGATGTCGCCGTCGAGGTCGAGGATGTCGAGGAGCTCCTCGATGTAGTCGGCCGCGATGTCGCCCTCGTCGAGGTCCGACTCGCTGTCGGCATCGGCATCGGGTTCGTCACCGGAAGAGTCCTCGACGGTCGACTCGCCCTCGCCTGCCAGGGGCGCGTTCGTCGTAGAAGACGCGTCGGTCAGGGGCTCCTGCGTCTCGACGGTGTCGACGTGGTCGACGGAGTTCTCGGTCTCGGCGGAGCTCATCGGGCCTGTCCGTTCTGCTTCTTGGCGCGCGACTTACCCACGGGCTGGCTGCGCTGCGTGGTGACGCGCTTCGGGGTCTCGATCTCGGTCACGGTCACCTCGGTGAGGGACTTGAGGCCACCGCCGGAGACACCGCGACGGGCCTCCTTCTCCTGCTGCTTCTTCGCCAGTCGGGCCTCGCGGGCAAGAGCCGCGTCGCTGCCGGGCGTGGGGGAGTTGCGGATGACGACGTACTGCTGACCGAGGGTCCAGAAGTTGGAGGCCAGCCAGTAGAACATGACGCCGAGGGGGAACGACAGACCGGAGAAGAGGAAGACGAGGGGGAGCACGTACAGGAGCATCTTCTGCTGCTTGTA is part of the Frondihabitans sp. 762G35 genome and harbors:
- a CDS encoding Jag family protein; its protein translation is MTDASSTTNAPLAGEGESTVEDSSGDEPDADADSESDLDEGDIAADYIEELLDILDLDGDIDIETRGGRSYISVDSSGENDLRLLSKPDTVTALQELTRIAVQTRTGEFSRLILDVGGSRATREQELMLLVDRAVEKLEEGSTAAALPPMSSYERKLVHDIVSERGFVSESEGEGRDRHTVVRRA